TGTTGTTGCGGCTCTTCTGGTTTGTCGGCTTCGGCGTCAGTCTTGGGTGGCGGCCCGGCTCGTAATGCGGCGGCCAGCCGTCCGCCGGTGTGGTTGACGTGCAACACGAACGGCCGCAGCGGCGTGTACCGGATCACACTCACCGACGCCGGATCCGCGGTGACACGCTGGAAGCCGTCCAGGTGCATGCCGTAGGCGTCCGCGATCAACGACTTGATGACATCACCGTGAGTACAAGCCACCCACAGCGCATCGCCGTCGTGCTCGTCGCCCAGCCGCCGGTCGTGTTCCCGCACCGCGGCCACCGCGCGCGCCTGCACCTGTGCCAGCCCCTCGCCACCGGGAAACACCGCCGCGCTGGGGTGAGCCTGCACCACCCGCCACAGCGGTTCCTTGGCCAGCTCGCCGATCTTGCGACCGGTCCACTCGCCGTAGTCCACCTCCGCGAGTTGGTCGTCGACGAGCGGCTCCAGGCACAGCGCCTCGGCCAGCGGGGCGACCGTGTTCCGGCAGCGCAGCAGCGGCGAGGTGACCAGCGCGCGGATCGGCAGGTCGCCGATGCGGTCGATCAGCCCGACGGCCTGCTCGCGGCCCTTGTCGTCGAGGTCGACGCCCTCGGAACGGCCGGCCAGCACGCCCGCGGTGTTCGAGGTCGAGCGCCCGTGGCGCAACAGAATGACAGTCACGTCGCGGCCACCGTCCCCTTCGCCAGCAGGATCAGCACGATGATTCCGGCCACACCCGGGTAGCCCACGAACCAGTACATGCTGTGTTGTACCAAAAACCGCAGGAACCAGGCCACCGCGCTGAGTCCGATGACGAATGCGATCAGGGTGGACACCAGCAGCCGCGGCGGCGTTCGTCTTCGGGCATTCCTTCAGCATGTCACGACGTGAATGGATTGAGGTCGCAGAACTTCTCGACGACACATATTGCACCATCACCCTCGACAACCCGGCTTTGGCGCCACCACCGGCGGCCGTCGACAGAGGGTGCCAGCTTGGCGCCATCGACGACATCGGGTTCGATGTGCATGGGTGAAGCTCCTGGCTGGGATCAATCAGGCTGGGTCAATGGCGAGCCGCATCGATGACGATCGGCCCACCACGCGCGCCGGCGAGACGTCGGTCGATGGGGTCAGGGGGCAGCCCGCTGTCCGGGTGGTTCTTCGTGCTCGTCCCGGTCACGGGGACCGACGTAACCCTCGACCAGCAGTCCGTGGGCCTCTACCACCCGTTCCAGGGCATGAACCCAGTGGTCGTAGTACGCCCACGGCGAGGACGCCCGAGCTCTGGACTCCCACGC
The DNA window shown above is from Mycobacterium sp. Aquia_216 and carries:
- a CDS encoding histidine phosphatase family protein, giving the protein MTVILLRHGRSTSNTAGVLAGRSEGVDLDDKGREQAVGLIDRIGDLPIRALVTSPLLRCRNTVAPLAEALCLEPLVDDQLAEVDYGEWTGRKIGELAKEPLWRVVQAHPSAAVFPGGEGLAQVQARAVAAVREHDRRLGDEHDGDALWVACTHGDVIKSLIADAYGMHLDGFQRVTADPASVSVIRYTPLRPFVLHVNHTGGRLAAALRAGPPPKTDAEADKPEEPQQQPAEAEPSSDAVVGGSTD